One segment of Tamlana crocina DNA contains the following:
- a CDS encoding ATP-binding cassette domain-containing protein, whose translation MIEVKDLHKSFGDAHILKGISTTFEKGKTNLIIGQSGSGKTVFLKCLLGLFNYEQGSIAYDGKIFSKLSEDEKRNLRAEIGMVFQGSALFDSMTIEENVMFPLKMFTKQSKSEMQDRADFVLKRVNLEGAHKKMPSEASGGMQKRVAIARAIVNKPKYLFCDEPNSGLDPKTSMVIDNLIQEITDEYQITTVINSHDMNSVMEIGEKIVFLKHGLKEWEGSNENIFKTDNEAVTNFVYSSELFKKVRKMYLEEDLQ comes from the coding sequence ATGATAGAAGTTAAGGATTTACATAAATCGTTTGGCGATGCCCATATTTTAAAAGGTATTAGTACCACTTTTGAAAAAGGAAAAACCAACTTGATTATTGGGCAAAGTGGCTCTGGAAAAACGGTATTTTTGAAATGCCTATTGGGTCTCTTTAATTATGAGCAAGGCAGTATTGCCTACGACGGAAAGATTTTTTCGAAACTCTCTGAAGATGAAAAACGTAACCTACGTGCCGAAATAGGCATGGTTTTTCAGGGTAGTGCTCTTTTCGACTCCATGACCATAGAAGAAAATGTCATGTTCCCTTTAAAAATGTTTACCAAACAGAGCAAAAGCGAAATGCAGGATAGAGCCGATTTTGTTTTAAAGCGTGTTAATTTGGAAGGCGCCCATAAAAAAATGCCCAGTGAGGCCTCTGGTGGTATGCAAAAACGGGTGGCCATTGCACGTGCCATTGTAAACAAGCCCAAATATTTGTTTTGTGACGAACCCAATTCTGGACTCGACCCAAAAACATCAATGGTTATCGACAACCTTATTCAAGAAATTACCGACGAATACCAGATAACCACCGTAATTAATTCACACGATATGAATTCGGTAATGGAAATTGGTGAAAAAATCGTATTTCTAAAGCATGGTCTCAAAGAATGGGAAGGCTCTAACGAGAACATTTTTAAAACCGACAACGAAGCCGTTACCAATTTTGTTTACTCTTCAGAATTGTTTAAAAAAGTACGTAAAATGTACTTGGAAGAAGACCTCCAATAA
- a CDS encoding DUF389 domain-containing protein encodes MSEESKFNFSEEEEKKKVNVEQSKEEIKKEAQGLAASVSKFLKELLDFRDDTDRDATIKAIKADISFKGATAWILVCSIFVASIGLNANSTAVVIGAMLISPLMGPILGVGLSIAINDIDTLKRSLVNLAIMIVLSLITAFLFFWLFPLSEETSELLGRTRPDIRDVLIAFFGGLALIIARTKKGTIASVIFGVAIATALMPPLCTAGYGLAEGNLLYFGGAMYLFTINTIFIALATFLVLKLLRFPMLRYANSQKRRFISRVATALAVVVMIPAIWTFINVLTESRYQRDYNNFIKNEVESNENLWLQRHSMNMDTQTISLYFNGELNDATISDLENELEDYENIQYFKLNISGNKNRSSDKILELYDKATIEIEQKDYVINGLKEEIETLKNNVVSLNDQLEDKAKKANVVLYSTVAKDAKIKFSDLTYFGMAKMLESTDFIKVDTIDVVSVKWNTKLKDSVKNKREAELKTWLKTVLKTDKLKLLKEK; translated from the coding sequence ATGAGCGAAGAAAGCAAATTCAATTTCTCTGAAGAAGAAGAGAAAAAGAAAGTAAACGTTGAGCAGTCTAAAGAAGAAATAAAAAAAGAGGCTCAAGGTTTGGCGGCAAGCGTTAGTAAGTTTTTAAAAGAACTTTTAGATTTTAGGGACGATACCGATAGAGATGCCACTATAAAGGCTATAAAGGCCGATATTTCCTTTAAAGGCGCAACAGCTTGGATTTTGGTCTGTTCTATTTTTGTGGCTTCCATAGGCTTAAATGCCAACTCTACCGCTGTGGTTATTGGTGCCATGTTAATTTCGCCGTTAATGGGACCTATTTTGGGTGTTGGGCTCTCTATAGCCATAAACGATATTGATACTCTAAAACGGTCGTTGGTCAATTTGGCCATTATGATCGTGCTCAGTTTAATTACTGCTTTTTTATTCTTTTGGCTCTTTCCGCTTAGCGAAGAAACCTCCGAACTTTTAGGGAGAACCCGTCCTGACATTCGGGATGTGCTCATAGCCTTTTTTGGCGGATTGGCGCTCATTATCGCACGTACCAAAAAAGGCACCATCGCTTCGGTTATTTTTGGTGTGGCCATTGCCACAGCTTTAATGCCGCCCTTGTGTACTGCCGGATACGGTCTTGCAGAAGGCAATCTGCTTTATTTCGGCGGAGCCATGTACTTGTTTACCATCAACACCATTTTTATTGCTCTGGCTACGTTTTTAGTTTTAAAACTACTACGGTTTCCTATGTTGCGGTATGCCAACTCGCAAAAACGCCGTTTTATTTCGAGGGTAGCTACAGCTTTGGCGGTGGTAGTGATGATTCCCGCAATATGGACGTTTATTAATGTACTTACTGAAAGCCGCTACCAAAGAGATTACAACAATTTTATAAAAAATGAAGTAGAATCGAACGAAAACTTGTGGCTTCAAAGGCATAGTATGAATATGGATACTCAAACCATATCACTTTATTTTAATGGGGAGCTTAACGATGCTACTATCAGCGATTTGGAAAACGAGCTGGAAGATTACGAAAACATTCAATATTTTAAACTGAATATTTCGGGGAATAAAAACAGAAGTTCCGATAAAATTTTAGAGCTTTACGATAAAGCCACCATTGAAATTGAACAAAAAGATTACGTTATTAACGGGCTTAAGGAAGAAATTGAAACCCTTAAAAATAATGTAGTGAGTTTGAATGACCAATTGGAAGACAAAGCTAAAAAGGCAAACGTAGTATTGTATTCAACCGTGGCGAAAGATGCCAAAATTAAATTTTCAGATTTAACTTATTTCGGAATGGCCAAAATGCTGGAATCTACAGATTTTATTAAAGTAGATACGATTGACGTGGTTAGCGTAAAATGGAACACGAAACTTAAAGATAGCGTTAAAAATAAAAGGGAAGCAGAACTGAAAACCTGGCTAAAAACTGTTCTTAAAACAGATAAACTAAAGCTGCTTAAAGAAAAGTAG
- a CDS encoding mannose-1-phosphate guanylyltransferase codes for MNKNYYAILMAGGVGSRFWPVSTQDFPKQFHDMLGTGDTLIQKTFHRLADLIPKENIYILTNERYNDLVLEQLPEVTQKQVVLEPAMRNTAPCILYASLKIQKENPDAVMIVAPSDHWIEDEQAFSKNVKQAFDFCQENDALMTLGIQPTFPNTGYGYIEFDKSASEDIKSVNQFREKPDYDTAKEFIAKGNFLWNAGIFMWSVKSVVEAFKGNQPSLYAHFEAGISAYNTEAEAAFIEENYPKAENISVDYAIMEKSNNVYVIAADFDWNDLGTWGSLYDKLDKSENGNAVVNARTLVEDATGNMISTPKDKIVVIDGIQDYIIVDKDEVLLIFPKSKEQDIKQTLQKVKDKFGEQYG; via the coding sequence ATGAACAAAAACTATTATGCCATATTAATGGCCGGAGGAGTAGGGTCGAGATTTTGGCCTGTGAGTACGCAAGATTTTCCTAAACAATTCCACGATATGCTGGGCACGGGCGATACTTTGATACAGAAAACATTCCACCGCTTGGCAGATTTAATACCCAAAGAAAATATTTATATTTTAACCAACGAGCGCTATAATGATTTGGTGTTGGAACAACTTCCCGAAGTCACCCAGAAACAAGTGGTTTTAGAGCCTGCCATGCGTAACACAGCGCCCTGTATTTTGTACGCTTCCTTAAAAATTCAAAAGGAAAACCCAGATGCAGTAATGATTGTGGCGCCCAGCGACCATTGGATTGAAGACGAACAAGCCTTTTCGAAAAACGTAAAACAGGCATTCGATTTTTGCCAGGAAAATGATGCTTTGATGACCTTGGGCATTCAGCCCACGTTTCCGAACACAGGTTATGGTTATATTGAATTTGATAAATCGGCTTCCGAAGATATTAAATCGGTAAACCAGTTTAGGGAAAAACCGGATTACGACACCGCAAAGGAGTTTATTGCCAAAGGGAATTTTCTGTGGAATGCAGGCATTTTCATGTGGAGCGTAAAAAGTGTGGTTGAAGCTTTTAAAGGTAATCAACCCAGTTTGTATGCTCATTTTGAAGCGGGGATTTCAGCATATAATACCGAAGCCGAAGCCGCTTTTATTGAAGAAAACTACCCGAAAGCAGAAAACATTTCGGTAGATTATGCCATTATGGAAAAATCGAACAATGTGTATGTGATTGCTGCAGATTTCGATTGGAACGATTTGGGTACTTGGGGAAGCCTTTATGATAAATTGGATAAAAGTGAAAACGGCAATGCGGTGGTTAACGCTAGAACACTGGTTGAAGATGCCACCGGAAATATGATAAGCACCCCAAAAGATAAAATTGTGGTAATTGACGGTATTCAGGATTATATTATTGTTGATAAAGACGAAGTTTTGCTTATCTTTCCTAAGTCCAAAGAACAAGATATTAAGCAAACACTCCAAAAAGTAAAGGACAAGTTTGGTGAGCAATACGGCTAG